A genomic region of Lytechinus pictus isolate F3 Inbred chromosome 2, Lp3.0, whole genome shotgun sequence contains the following coding sequences:
- the LOC135153230 gene encoding uncharacterized protein LOC135153230 yields the protein MDKRPRRSTTNKKSLGTLLDSHAPAKTRTIKNRNDCPWFNPDISAAKRKRRKLERKWRSNVKLYIDRELWCAQKNLEFNDGLLWQEERELTRALYASLQRPRSEQDIADDELQENLKLQSKESKNQGSELPLDLPQADVQLGAEPHFVEFPATCTDSSAEPLLLSEPQRLSDITEQQSILEVVGHSVVDNPVEDHHVVVHPIVDESVEEHSVLAQAVVNHTAVNHALVDIVHPEEPLNITDPDHNDIQATEAFHDLNSAKIHPQPEECPVKTRSRDPAKPKSSERKDNSVYKGSSSKSKKLSEVERSPKVQKSSKLRDFSRSKKSLERKRSHKKKVISGKFKFSMISSSKLVSTRTLKPELSKPVVTRSRSPKFMSPGLLGIKSKEVSKKLSESIAHRLKASVSGSSGSAMGNILCRPLRSQKKKQNAEANAVTNDCADEKKNSGDFLPPPPPLPPPLLLTKKHKSNAVAHSKQSLTKCKEKKCFAVCRESSVKASQVPSIHDKNPKLKSIPKQPLRSLRRDLRSRSKFKMPQAEPAASPAIRRSTRGQNTASSSPSSGASSYTDSQDETKSTTSSTSLVTRQSIARKAKERLMVKRKSSAAIVSSTSGEEDDVKSSKPKKAKVQAQRKFAYPQAFSPGYTPSKVKNGDINSTKSCSIFNHCPSTEDFLTFLCLRASEVGVLDKWHNRCSILYSLQSSRSP from the exons CTCGGCACACTCCTGGATTCTCATGCACCTGCGAAGACGAGAACCATCAAGAACCGTAACGACTGTCCTTGGTTCAATCCTGATATCTCCGCAGCTAAGAGGAAACGTAGGAAACTTGAACGTAAATGGCGTTCCAACGTTAAGCTATACATCGACAGAGAACTATGGTGTGCTCAGAAGAACTTG GAATTCAATGATGGCCTCCTCTGGCAAGAAGAAAGGGAGTTAACCCGAGCCCTGTATGCTTCACTACAGAGACCTAGATCAGAACAGGACATTGCAGATGATGAACTACAAGAGAACCTAAAGCTACAGAGCAAAGAATCTAAGAATCAAGGCAGTGAACTCCCTCTAGACTTACCACAGGCTGATGTGCAGTTGGGTGCAGAACCACACTTTGTGGAATTTCCAGCTACATGTACAGACAGCAGCGCAGAACCTCTTCtcttgagtgaaccccaaagGCTGTCTGATATCACTGAGCAACAAAGTATCCTTGAAGTTGTAGGCCATTCAGTTGTAGACAATCCTGTGGAAGACCATCATGTTGTAGTCCATCCCATTGTAGATGAATCTGTTGAAGAACACTCTGTTCTTGCACAGGCTGTTGTTAACCATACTGCAGTTAATCATGCTTTAGTGGACATTGTACATCCTGAGGAACCTTTGAATATAACTGACCCTGACCACAATGACATACAAGCAACGGAAGCATTTCATGATCTGAATTCTGCCAAAATCCATCCCCAACCTGAAGAATGTCCTGTAAAGACGAGGTCTAGAGATCCAGCAAAACCAAAATCTTCTGAAAGAAAAGATAATTCAGTTTATAAAGGCTCATCATCAAAGTCAAAGAAACTCTCCGAAGTTGAAAGATCTCCAAAGGTTCAGAAATCTTCAAAGCTAAGAGATTTTTCTAGGTCAAAAAAGTCGCTAGAGAGAAAACGTTCTCACAAGAAGAAAGTAATATCtggaaaattcaaattttccatgATTTCTAGTTCTAAGTTGGTTTCTACAAGGACATTGAAACCAGAGTTATCAAAACCAGTTGTTACCAGGTCTCGCTCTCCAAAATTTATGAGCCCTGGGCTGCTAGGAATAAAATCTAAGGAAGTTTCCAAAAAGTTATCTGAAAGTATAGCTCATCGCCTCAAAGCATCTGTATCAGGCAGTTCGGGGAGtgctatgggaaatattctgtGCCGACCTTTGAGATCACAAAAGAAGAAACAGAATGCTGAAGCAAATGCAGTGACCAATGATTgtgcagatgaaaaaaagaattcGGGTGATTTCCTTCCACCACCCCCTCCACTGCCACCACCCCTGCTTCTTACAAAGAAACACAAATCAAATGCTGTGGCCCATTCCAAACAGTCCTTGACTAAATGCAAAGAGAAGAAATGCTTTGCTGTCTGTAGAGAGAGCTCTGTAAAAGCCAGTCAAGTGCCTAGCATACATGACAAAAACCCCAAACTGAAATCCATACCCAAGCAACCTTTACGAAGTCTACGCCGGGACCTACGTAGTAGGAGCAAGTTTAAGATGCCACAGGCAGAACCTGCTGCAAGTCCAGCCATTCGTCGGAGCACCAGAGGCCAAAACACAGCCTCGTCGTCTCCATCTTCAGGAGCATCATCATATACCGATAGCCAAGATGAGACTAAGTccacaacatcatcaacatcattggTAACAAGACAGTCCATAGCTAGGAAAGCAAAGGAGAGACTGATGGTGAAGAGAAAGAGTTCTGCTGCAATAGTTTCATCAACTTCTGGAGAAGAGGATGATGTCAAATCGTCAAAACCTAAAAA GGCCAAGGTTCAAGCCCAGCGTAAGTTTGCCTATCCGCAGGCCTTCAGTCCTGGCTATACCCCATCCAAGGTGAAGAATGGAGATATAAACTCTACCAAATCCTGCAGTATTTTCAATCACTGCCCTTCTACTGAAGACTTCTTAACATTCCTGTGCCTCAGAG